The Synechococcus sp. MU1643 genome contains a region encoding:
- a CDS encoding HAMP domain-containing sensor histidine kinase yields MLISAALGFAAGIGITLLLQRRRRALVSKDRFIVLNAPQLLAWIDAATQGWIILAPDHSIAYINDRAERLLHIPSNRLVRGMKFRDVLDIPALEELIFSNRYQLRPQRCEWDQQGTPLEAVVLLGIDECRLVLIQSRHSLEAQQQQQERWVSDVAHELKTPLTALMLVSDRLELAVKEEDTALVQRLQKELRRLQLLVEDLLELSRLENSLPQDDSDHVPLTLKDLVDSAWGSIGPIAEERRVTLQLDRSECGPLRGDRRRLHRAVLNLLDNALRYSPEDSSVDVSVRQNGGWWLLSIRDHGPGFSEIDFTRMFQRFYRGDPSRARSKRSGSGLGLAIVQQIAVNHGGRIEAQNHPLGGACMELLLPRDPLG; encoded by the coding sequence GTGTTGATCTCTGCCGCACTTGGCTTTGCAGCTGGCATCGGAATCACGCTTCTGCTGCAGCGTCGACGCCGTGCCCTGGTGTCCAAGGATCGCTTCATCGTCTTGAACGCTCCCCAGCTGCTGGCCTGGATTGATGCGGCCACCCAGGGCTGGATAATCCTGGCCCCGGATCACTCCATTGCCTACATCAACGATCGGGCCGAACGGCTGCTGCACATCCCTTCCAATCGCCTGGTTCGTGGCATGAAGTTCAGGGATGTCCTCGACATTCCTGCCTTGGAGGAGTTGATCTTCAGCAACCGCTATCAACTTCGTCCCCAGCGTTGTGAATGGGATCAACAGGGGACCCCGCTGGAGGCCGTTGTTCTGCTGGGCATTGATGAATGCAGGCTGGTGCTGATCCAGAGCCGTCATTCCCTCGAAGCCCAGCAACAGCAACAGGAGCGTTGGGTGAGTGATGTGGCCCATGAGCTCAAGACTCCCCTAACGGCCCTGATGCTGGTGAGCGATCGGTTGGAACTTGCCGTCAAGGAAGAAGACACGGCTCTAGTGCAACGGCTGCAGAAGGAACTCCGGCGTCTTCAGCTACTGGTGGAAGACCTGCTGGAGCTGTCGCGGTTGGAGAACAGCCTGCCCCAGGACGACAGCGACCACGTTCCCCTCACCCTGAAGGATCTGGTGGACAGTGCCTGGGGATCCATTGGCCCGATTGCGGAGGAACGGCGAGTGACGCTACAGCTGGACCGCAGCGAATGCGGACCACTGCGTGGCGATCGGCGCCGTTTACACCGTGCGGTGCTCAATCTTCTCGATAATGCATTGCGCTACTCCCCTGAGGACAGCAGCGTTGATGTGAGTGTGCGCCAGAACGGCGGTTGGTGGTTGCTCAGCATTCGTGACCATGGCCCTGGATTCAGTGAGATCGATTTCACGCGCATGTTTCAACGCTTCTATCGAGGAGATCCTTCCCGCGCCCGTTCCAAGCGCAGCGGTAGTGGCCTTGGACTGGCCATTGTTCAGCAGATCGCCGTGAACCATGGCGGCCGCATCGAAGCCCAAAATCATCCCCTCGGCGGAGCCTGCATGGAGCTGCTGCTGCCCCGAGATCCCCTGGGATGA
- the malQ gene encoding 4-alpha-glucanotransferase: MDQSTVDPAKAGPGRSTGVLLHPTALPGSPVCGSFGEPCRRWLQLLADHDIGVWQMLPLAPPDPTGSPYSSPSCNALNPWFLDGQDLANEGFIGDEALRAAPGADAPLEGAERVEFNLAQKRASALGDALLEAWPDQDSARHADFKRWTQQQRSWLDDHARFQVLHDQNHKAWWEWPLPLARHDSKALRAWAEQHHDALLREKLIQWHLDRQWQAIRHQAANLGIQLFGDLPFYVSSDSADVWSNRSLFTVKENGQLTTQSGVPPDYFSETGQLWGSPVYRWGQHRITRFSWWRRRIARQREMVDLLRLDHFRALAAFWAVPGGDATAENGKWQPSPGHALLSKLCRDAGGALPLIAEDLGVITPDVEELRDAFRFPGMKVLQFAFDGERDNPYLPENTDGHRWVVYTGTHDNPTTLGWWNALDADSRGRIAARVNGEITAPAWHLLDMAFATTAGLVIAPLQDLMHLDDRARFNTPGTSTGNWSWRLRSFDTALGNALGGYGSRGGVWGRSLSGASNLLTR; this comes from the coding sequence ATGGATCAGTCCACTGTTGACCCGGCCAAGGCTGGACCTGGGCGCAGTACCGGAGTGCTGCTGCATCCCACCGCCCTGCCGGGCAGCCCCGTCTGTGGAAGCTTCGGAGAGCCCTGTCGCCGATGGCTCCAGCTGCTGGCCGACCATGACATCGGCGTCTGGCAAATGCTCCCCCTGGCCCCGCCGGATCCCACCGGCTCGCCCTACAGCTCTCCCTCGTGCAATGCCCTGAACCCCTGGTTCCTCGACGGCCAGGACCTGGCCAACGAGGGGTTCATCGGCGATGAAGCCCTCAGGGCCGCTCCAGGGGCTGATGCACCGCTGGAGGGAGCGGAGCGTGTGGAGTTCAACCTCGCCCAGAAACGGGCCAGTGCCCTGGGGGATGCACTGCTTGAAGCCTGGCCTGATCAGGATTCAGCGCGACATGCCGACTTCAAGCGCTGGACGCAACAGCAGCGCTCCTGGTTGGATGACCACGCCCGTTTCCAGGTCCTACACGATCAAAACCACAAAGCATGGTGGGAGTGGCCGCTCCCCCTTGCACGGCACGACAGTAAAGCCCTGCGGGCTTGGGCGGAGCAACACCATGACGCGCTGCTACGCGAAAAACTGATCCAGTGGCACCTCGATCGGCAGTGGCAGGCGATCCGCCATCAAGCAGCCAACCTGGGCATCCAGCTGTTTGGCGATCTGCCCTTCTACGTAAGCAGTGACAGCGCCGATGTCTGGAGCAACCGTTCCTTATTCACAGTCAAAGAGAACGGACAACTCACCACCCAGAGCGGTGTGCCGCCCGATTACTTCTCGGAAACCGGACAGCTGTGGGGCTCGCCGGTGTACCGCTGGGGACAGCATCGGATCACGCGCTTCAGTTGGTGGCGACGAAGAATTGCGCGCCAGCGGGAGATGGTGGATCTGCTGCGCTTGGATCACTTCCGGGCCCTTGCGGCCTTCTGGGCCGTCCCCGGTGGTGACGCCACCGCTGAGAACGGAAAGTGGCAGCCCTCCCCAGGTCATGCCCTGCTGAGCAAACTTTGCAGGGATGCCGGTGGTGCCCTCCCCTTGATTGCCGAGGATCTCGGCGTGATCACACCGGATGTGGAGGAACTCCGCGATGCCTTCCGGTTCCCAGGAATGAAAGTGCTGCAATTCGCGTTCGACGGCGAGCGCGACAACCCCTATCTGCCGGAAAACACCGATGGGCATCGATGGGTTGTATACACCGGCACCCACGACAACCCCACAACCCTGGGCTGGTGGAACGCTTTGGATGCCGACAGCCGGGGCCGCATCGCTGCTCGGGTGAATGGCGAGATCACGGCTCCGGCCTGGCATCTGCTCGACATGGCTTTTGCCACGACCGCAGGCCTGGTGATCGCCCCACTGCAGGACCTGATGCACCTGGACGACCGGGCCAGGTTCAACACACCCGGTACCAGCACAGGCAACTGGAGCTGGAGGCTTCGCAGCTTTGATACCGCACTGGGGAATGCCCTTGGCGGCTACGGGAGCAGGGGAGGAGTCTGGGGACGGTCGCTCTCAGGAGCCAGCAATTTGTTGACCCGGTAG
- a CDS encoding response regulator transcription factor, with translation MSAAVSKSRLLVVEDDDSIRETVGEALLGEGFEVHTCADGASALSLITADSSDQLDLIVLDLMLPGLGGLDLCRELRRINNTTPILVISARDSETDRVLGLEVGADDYLVKPFGLRELVARCRALLRRARQTERSSYEPKSLSHANLCLFPSECRVTRDGTDLTLSPKEYKILELFIQNPKRVWSRDQLLEKIWGVDFIGDTKTVDVHIRWLREKVEQEPSSPQLIRTVRGFGYRFD, from the coding sequence CTGTCTGCGGCTGTTTCCAAAAGTCGTCTCCTCGTGGTGGAAGACGACGACAGTATTCGGGAAACAGTTGGAGAGGCATTGCTTGGGGAGGGTTTCGAGGTTCACACCTGCGCCGATGGCGCCTCAGCCCTCAGCCTGATCACGGCTGACAGTTCAGACCAGTTGGATCTGATCGTGCTCGATCTGATGCTCCCGGGTTTGGGGGGGCTTGATCTTTGTCGTGAGCTCCGTCGCATCAACAACACCACCCCGATCCTGGTTATCAGTGCCCGTGACAGTGAGACCGATCGGGTGCTGGGGCTGGAGGTGGGTGCCGATGATTACCTGGTGAAACCCTTTGGGCTACGCGAGCTGGTGGCACGCTGCAGGGCCTTACTGCGGCGTGCCCGTCAGACGGAAAGGTCGTCGTACGAACCGAAATCCCTCAGTCACGCCAACCTTTGCCTGTTTCCCAGTGAATGCAGAGTCACCCGGGATGGCACGGACCTCACCCTCTCCCCCAAGGAATACAAGATCCTCGAGCTGTTCATTCAGAACCCCAAGCGCGTCTGGAGTCGCGATCAGCTGTTGGAGAAAATCTGGGGTGTCGACTTCATCGGTGACACCAAAACCGTGGATGTTCACATCCGCTGGCTGCGGGAAAAGGTTGAGCAGGAGCCCTCATCTCCTCAATTGATCCGTACGGTTCGCGGCTTCGGGTATCGCTTCGACTGA
- a CDS encoding pseudouridine synthase produces MTRQRLQKLIAAAGLCSRRRAEEWLQAGRVTVDGQVARVGDQADLQQQTICVDGQPLPCRSVARVLLMNKPVGVICSCDDPQGRRTVLDLLPMEHRAGLHPVGRLDADSHGALLLTDLGELTLKLTHPRYSHAKIYRVWVKGVPPEPVLDRWRSGLPLDGRLTRPARVRRLRAWGDRSLLEIELREGRNRQIRRMAEVLGHPVLDLQRTAIAGLRLGDLAEGCWIWLSEGEWKPLLERADSMDLPKSPCD; encoded by the coding sequence ATGACGCGCCAGCGCCTGCAGAAACTGATCGCTGCTGCCGGGCTCTGCTCCAGACGCCGGGCTGAGGAATGGCTGCAGGCCGGCCGTGTGACGGTGGACGGCCAGGTTGCCCGCGTTGGCGACCAGGCGGATTTGCAGCAGCAAACAATTTGTGTGGATGGTCAGCCCTTGCCTTGCCGAAGTGTGGCAAGGGTGCTGCTGATGAACAAGCCGGTGGGTGTGATCTGCAGCTGTGATGACCCGCAGGGTCGCCGCACGGTTCTTGACCTGCTGCCTATGGAGCATCGGGCTGGTCTTCACCCCGTTGGCCGCCTAGATGCCGACAGCCATGGCGCGCTTCTGCTCACCGATCTGGGTGAGCTCACCTTGAAACTCACCCACCCGCGTTACAGCCACGCGAAGATTTACCGGGTGTGGGTCAAAGGTGTGCCACCGGAGCCGGTTCTGGACCGCTGGCGTAGTGGTCTGCCCCTAGACGGGCGCTTGACCCGCCCCGCCAGGGTGCGTCGGTTGCGGGCTTGGGGTGACCGTTCGCTTCTGGAGATTGAGCTGCGGGAAGGTCGCAACCGACAGATCCGCCGGATGGCGGAAGTCCTGGGCCATCCGGTGCTGGACCTCCAGCGCACGGCGATTGCCGGGTTGCGGCTCGGTGATCTGGCCGAGGGGTGCTGGATCTGGTTGAGCGAGGGAGAATGGAAGCCCTTGCTCGAGCGGGCTGATTCGATGGATCTGCCCAAAAGCCCATGCGACTGA
- a CDS encoding RodZ family helix-turn-helix domain-containing protein: MRLKRPGLWLRRPRNGGSPDADTVEAQEQQRLDLGLMLLRRREELGLSLRDLANETRITTTVIEALERGWRDPLPERAYLASMLPQIERRLSLPGGCLDPLLPPPVLLRRGRAQAGLGRFTLGNIDVFTTWQGTVVYAAVIAFSLLAINRQQQDLALRNSLSLEPMRADVEAITRGPNLAGSDEAIAALRPLEQVQQRTLQHWLELVRGALPQSQGVLEVVVAEPRELHLSSGGGDRVQFKASAGRLTLQLQAPIEVRLDPPAGAEDQVLWNGEPLPVDQERPGIYRVNKLLAPESDRPQTPPLLP, from the coding sequence ATGCGACTGAAGCGTCCAGGACTTTGGTTGCGACGTCCTCGTAATGGGGGCAGCCCTGATGCCGACACGGTTGAGGCCCAGGAGCAGCAGCGTCTGGATCTGGGGTTGATGCTGCTGCGGCGCCGAGAGGAACTGGGCCTCTCGCTTCGTGATCTGGCGAATGAGACCCGGATCACCACCACCGTGATTGAGGCCCTGGAGCGGGGCTGGCGTGATCCCCTGCCAGAGCGGGCCTATCTCGCCTCGATGCTCCCTCAGATCGAGCGTCGCCTGTCCCTGCCCGGTGGATGCCTCGACCCCCTGCTCCCACCGCCGGTATTGCTCCGCCGCGGACGCGCCCAAGCGGGTTTGGGCCGCTTCACCCTGGGCAACATCGATGTCTTCACCACCTGGCAGGGAACGGTCGTTTATGCGGCGGTGATCGCCTTCAGCCTGCTGGCCATCAATCGTCAACAGCAGGACCTGGCCCTGCGCAATAGCCTCAGCCTCGAGCCCATGCGTGCTGACGTTGAGGCGATCACCCGAGGCCCGAACCTTGCAGGCTCAGACGAAGCCATCGCGGCCTTGCGACCCCTGGAACAGGTCCAGCAACGCACGCTTCAGCATTGGCTTGAGCTGGTGCGGGGTGCCCTGCCGCAGTCCCAGGGTGTGCTGGAGGTTGTGGTGGCTGAGCCGAGAGAGCTGCACCTCTCCAGCGGTGGGGGAGATCGGGTCCAATTCAAGGCCAGTGCCGGCAGGTTGACGCTGCAGTTGCAGGCTCCGATTGAAGTCCGCCTGGATCCCCCGGCTGGTGCTGAGGATCAGGTGCTCTGGAACGGTGAGCCTCTGCCTGTGGATCAAGAGCGGCCGGGGATCTACCGGGTCAACAAATTGCTGGCTCCTGAGAGCGACCGTCCCCAGACTCCTCCCCTGCTCCCGTAG
- a CDS encoding alpha/beta fold hydrolase — protein MKTLLDQLRPALLDPQAESLAAQVQWWNLSGLGVDDPFPVAVVGRGSPLLLLHGFDSSFLEYRRLAPLLADRFQMFIPDLFGFGFSPRPLGLTYGPEAVLRHLDALLERLPTDAPVGLIGASMGGSVAVEVARRKPERVASLLLLAPAGLTGRPMPVPPLLDRVGAWFLGRPGVRRGLCRQAFADPDADVGAPEEQIASLHLQCPSWAEALAAFARSGGFAGSGDPLPSQPLHVIWGDNDRILRAPQKQALQALLDQPVETFPSCGHLPHIDQPRKVADRCHALLTHG, from the coding sequence TTGAAGACGCTTCTGGATCAATTGCGGCCGGCTCTGCTTGACCCGCAGGCCGAGTCCCTAGCTGCTCAAGTGCAGTGGTGGAATTTGTCTGGCTTGGGTGTCGATGATCCCTTCCCGGTGGCGGTGGTCGGCCGGGGCTCTCCGTTGTTGCTGCTGCATGGTTTCGACAGCAGTTTTCTCGAATACCGGCGTCTGGCTCCCCTCCTGGCTGATCGCTTTCAGATGTTCATCCCCGACCTGTTCGGTTTTGGCTTTTCGCCGCGTCCCCTTGGCCTGACCTACGGGCCAGAGGCTGTGTTGCGGCATCTCGATGCCCTGCTGGAGCGGCTTCCCACAGATGCTCCAGTGGGCCTGATCGGTGCTTCGATGGGAGGCTCCGTGGCCGTGGAGGTGGCCCGGCGTAAACCCGAGCGCGTGGCTTCTCTGCTGCTGCTGGCTCCAGCCGGTCTCACGGGGCGTCCGATGCCCGTGCCGCCTCTGCTGGATCGTGTTGGTGCCTGGTTTCTGGGTCGTCCTGGCGTGCGGCGGGGGCTGTGTCGCCAGGCCTTCGCCGACCCAGATGCGGATGTGGGAGCTCCGGAAGAGCAAATCGCCTCGTTGCATCTGCAATGCCCCAGTTGGGCGGAGGCGTTGGCGGCCTTCGCCCGCAGCGGCGGTTTTGCTGGATCTGGCGACCCCTTGCCTTCCCAACCACTGCACGTGATCTGGGGTGACAATGATCGGATTCTGCGTGCTCCGCAGAAACAGGCGCTTCAGGCCTTGCTGGATCAGCCTGTGGAGACCTTCCCCTCCTGCGGCCACCTTCCCCATATCGATCAGCCCCGCAAGGTGGCTGACCGTTGTCATGCGCTGTTGACCCATGGCTGA
- a CDS encoding lysine decarboxylase: protein MALLPQLTRRIGQPLFLPAHGRGAALPDGLRQLLRRRAGIWDLPELPALGGPLEADGAIAASQRSAAAQMGVARCWYGVNGATGLLQAALLAMVRPGERVLLPRNVHRSLIQACVLGDLRPVLFDLPFQSDRGQPAPADAAWIERVLEALPSDGTPIRAAVLVHPTYQGYANDPRAVIQRLQKQGCCVLVDEAHGCHFAAGVDHPLPPSALHCGADLVVHSLQKSAAALAQTAVLWLQGERLDPVRVERSLGLLQTTSPSALLLASCEEALQHWQRRRGRRQLLRRLQEAEELGEGLRNSGVPLLNNQDPLRLILHTGQAGITGLDADDWFLPRGLVGELPEPATLTFCLGLARHRGLGRQIRHHWQNLLRSFPDRAPLPAFEAPPLPLVTTTAQSPSQAWTAVHHQVALKGAEGCIAAELLCPYPPGIPLLIPGERLDRQRQSWLERQQLLWGDRMPDTLSVVNGV from the coding sequence ATGGCGCTTCTGCCCCAGCTCACCCGTCGAATCGGTCAGCCCCTGTTTCTGCCGGCCCATGGACGGGGGGCTGCCCTTCCGGATGGACTCCGTCAATTGCTGCGCCGCCGAGCTGGCATCTGGGACCTGCCGGAACTGCCAGCCCTTGGCGGTCCGCTGGAAGCTGACGGCGCCATCGCAGCAAGCCAACGCTCCGCCGCTGCACAGATGGGTGTGGCGCGCTGCTGGTATGGGGTGAACGGGGCCACGGGGTTGCTGCAAGCTGCACTGCTGGCCATGGTCCGGCCAGGAGAGCGGGTCCTGCTGCCCCGCAATGTCCATCGCAGCCTGATTCAGGCCTGCGTTCTTGGCGACCTGCGGCCGGTCCTGTTCGATCTCCCCTTCCAAAGCGACCGCGGCCAGCCGGCACCGGCAGATGCAGCTTGGATCGAAAGGGTGCTGGAGGCGCTGCCCTCTGACGGAACACCCATCCGTGCTGCGGTTCTGGTGCATCCCACCTACCAGGGCTATGCCAATGACCCGAGGGCGGTCATTCAGCGGCTGCAGAAACAGGGCTGTTGCGTGCTGGTGGATGAAGCCCACGGCTGTCATTTCGCCGCAGGAGTGGATCACCCCCTCCCCCCAAGCGCCCTGCATTGCGGAGCTGATCTGGTGGTGCATTCCCTGCAGAAATCAGCTGCTGCTCTCGCACAAACGGCGGTGCTCTGGCTGCAGGGGGAGCGTCTGGATCCCGTGCGGGTGGAACGCAGCCTGGGATTACTGCAGACCACCAGCCCTAGTGCGCTGCTGCTGGCCTCCTGCGAAGAAGCCCTTCAACACTGGCAGCGCCGCAGGGGACGCCGGCAATTGCTGCGACGTCTGCAGGAGGCCGAAGAGCTCGGCGAGGGCCTACGCAACAGCGGCGTGCCTCTGCTGAACAACCAGGATCCGCTGCGCCTAATCCTGCACACGGGACAGGCGGGAATCACCGGCCTGGATGCCGACGATTGGTTTCTGCCACGCGGGCTGGTGGGCGAATTACCGGAACCAGCCACCCTCACCTTCTGCCTGGGGCTAGCACGCCACAGAGGGCTGGGGCGCCAAATACGCCACCACTGGCAGAACCTGCTGCGGAGCTTCCCCGATCGCGCTCCCTTGCCAGCGTTCGAAGCCCCACCGCTGCCACTGGTCACCACCACAGCACAGTCACCAAGCCAGGCCTGGACGGCGGTGCATCACCAGGTAGCGTTGAAGGGCGCAGAGGGGTGCATTGCAGCTGAATTGCTGTGCCCTTACCCCCCTGGGATCCCCCTGCTGATTCCCGGCGAACGGCTGGATCGTCAGCGGCAGAGCTGGCTGGAGCGCCAGCAACTGCTCTGGGGAGACCGAATGCCCGACACGCTGTCTGTGGTGAACGGGGTGTGA
- a CDS encoding LmeA family phospholipid-binding protein, with translation MADPVLKVLAGALRLWIRSQCDSLASLELVLNGSTWSLLRGRLDGVTLKARNVCFQGLPLQSVELCSGPIAVDMKLLSPGQMLALQQPFKVEGEVSINGRQLNSALLAEPWRWLGDWMAEQLMGLSPLGALHIDADLLELQVPVAAHQDPARRRFRLNAEQGTLCFRPETADEPCTLLPMDPAIRIVHVQLASGQLALKGQASVTP, from the coding sequence ATGGCTGATCCCGTTCTCAAGGTGCTGGCAGGGGCGCTGCGCCTTTGGATTCGCAGCCAATGCGACAGCCTCGCCAGCCTCGAGCTGGTCCTGAACGGTTCCACCTGGTCTTTGCTGCGGGGGCGTCTGGATGGCGTAACCCTCAAGGCGAGGAATGTCTGTTTTCAGGGGCTGCCCTTGCAGAGCGTGGAGTTGTGCAGCGGTCCGATTGCGGTGGACATGAAGCTGCTGAGTCCCGGTCAGATGTTGGCCCTTCAGCAGCCGTTCAAGGTGGAGGGAGAGGTGAGCATCAACGGCCGTCAGCTCAACAGCGCTCTGCTGGCCGAACCCTGGCGCTGGCTCGGGGACTGGATGGCTGAGCAGCTGATGGGCCTCAGCCCGTTGGGGGCTCTGCACATTGATGCGGATCTGCTCGAGTTGCAGGTGCCCGTCGCTGCTCATCAAGACCCTGCTCGCCGTCGCTTCCGCCTAAATGCTGAGCAGGGAACGTTGTGCTTCCGGCCGGAGACCGCCGATGAACCGTGCACCCTGCTTCCGATGGATCCGGCCATTCGGATCGTGCACGTGCAGCTGGCGAGTGGTCAGTTGGCCCTCAAAGGTCAGGCCAGCGTCACCCCGTAG
- a CDS encoding phosphatidate cytidylyltransferase, producing MIREVVLDQSQAPAAPAALRKRLISGLGVGGFGLLVVSLGGWWFTAALGGVVHLGLLEFFRMAQFKGIRPATKTTLVACQLLLFTTQWAIQGGLPADVAHAVLPLSGAAICGWLLLQPVTGSIADVAASIFGLFYLGFLPSHWLRLRGLDNGLEITLSACLMIVATDIGSWAVGRRYGRRPLSPISPGKTIEGAIGGFISAMLIGLVCGQLMGWALHGLPGLLLGALIALFALVGDLTESMMKRDAGVKDSGDVLPGHGGILDRIDSYLFTPAVVFYAIALCQPLLAP from the coding sequence GTGATACGTGAGGTTGTCCTCGATCAGAGCCAAGCACCAGCGGCCCCAGCAGCGCTGCGCAAACGGTTGATCAGTGGCCTCGGTGTAGGCGGCTTTGGCCTGCTGGTGGTGAGCCTGGGGGGGTGGTGGTTCACCGCCGCCCTTGGGGGAGTGGTGCACCTTGGCCTGCTCGAGTTCTTCCGGATGGCGCAATTCAAGGGAATTCGCCCCGCCACCAAAACCACCTTGGTGGCCTGCCAACTGCTGCTGTTCACCACCCAGTGGGCGATCCAGGGCGGGCTCCCCGCTGATGTGGCCCATGCTGTCTTGCCCCTCTCTGGAGCCGCCATTTGCGGTTGGCTGCTGCTGCAACCGGTAACGGGTTCCATCGCCGACGTTGCGGCATCGATCTTCGGGTTGTTCTACCTGGGTTTTTTGCCCAGCCACTGGCTGAGACTGCGCGGTTTGGACAACGGTCTAGAGATCACGCTGTCGGCCTGCTTGATGATCGTCGCCACCGACATCGGCTCCTGGGCCGTGGGACGCCGCTACGGGCGACGGCCCCTCTCACCGATCTCCCCCGGAAAAACCATCGAAGGGGCGATCGGTGGATTCATCTCAGCCATGCTGATCGGCCTGGTCTGCGGGCAGCTAATGGGCTGGGCCCTGCATGGCCTGCCGGGCCTGCTGCTGGGCGCATTGATCGCTCTGTTCGCACTGGTGGGAGACCTGACCGAATCGATGATGAAACGCGATGCAGGCGTGAAGGATTCCGGTGACGTGCTGCCCGGCCATGGCGGAATCCTGGACCGGATCGACAGCTATTTGTTCACCCCAGCGGTAGTTTTTTACGCGATCGCGCTGTGCCAACCGCTGTTGGCCCCATAA
- a CDS encoding AarF/ABC1/UbiB kinase family protein: MRYDPGRDLGWLLLRPWVAIPRLVHVLWSLAGLVLVLLLRGGSSDPAVQQGLARRILNTLTGLGPCFIKLGQALSTRPDLVRRDWLEELTRLQDDLPAFPHAIALACIREELGAPAEELFEEFPDTPIAAASLGQVYKARLQGQHWVAVKVQRPNLTFILRRDLVLIRALGVMTAPLLPLNLGFGLGGIIDEFGRSLFEEIDYGLEAANAERFSTLFADNDAVYIPKVERMLSSTRVLTTTWIDGAKMRNSEELRSQSLDPTALIRTGVICGLQQLLEFGYFHADPHPGNLFALPGRTGDLGHVGYVDFGMMDSISDSDRLTLTGAVVHLINGDFSELAKDFQSLGFLSPAADLTQIIPALEEVLGGSLGDSVGSFNFKAITDRFSELMFDYPFRVPARFALIIRAVVSQEGLALRLDPNFRIIAVAYPYVARRLLAGDTSEMREKLLEVIFDESGRLRLDRLESLLDVVGQDAPAPGKELIPVAGAGLRLLFSRDGADLRKRLLMTLIRDDRLHTDDVRALVGLLGRTFGPRRLAGGLLRGLNPLAAA, encoded by the coding sequence ATGCGTTACGACCCCGGGCGGGATCTGGGCTGGTTACTGCTGCGTCCCTGGGTTGCCATCCCGCGCCTAGTGCATGTGCTGTGGTCCTTGGCGGGGCTTGTGCTGGTCTTGCTGCTGCGTGGAGGCAGCAGTGACCCCGCCGTTCAGCAGGGGCTGGCGCGTCGCATTCTCAACACCCTGACGGGGTTGGGGCCCTGCTTCATCAAGCTGGGGCAGGCCCTCTCCACCCGACCGGATCTGGTGCGTCGGGATTGGCTGGAAGAACTGACGCGCCTGCAGGACGATCTGCCGGCCTTCCCCCATGCCATCGCCCTGGCCTGCATCCGAGAGGAACTCGGTGCTCCGGCCGAGGAGTTGTTTGAGGAGTTCCCCGACACGCCGATCGCCGCCGCCAGTCTTGGCCAGGTTTACAAAGCCCGTCTGCAGGGCCAGCACTGGGTTGCGGTGAAAGTGCAGCGCCCCAATCTCACCTTCATTCTGCGACGGGATCTGGTATTGATCCGGGCTCTGGGGGTGATGACGGCGCCGCTGCTGCCGCTCAACCTTGGTTTCGGTCTAGGCGGAATCATTGATGAGTTTGGCCGCAGCCTGTTTGAGGAGATCGATTACGGCCTGGAAGCGGCCAATGCCGAGCGGTTCTCGACTCTTTTCGCGGACAACGATGCGGTCTACATCCCGAAGGTGGAGCGGATGCTCAGCTCCACTCGAGTGTTGACCACCACCTGGATCGATGGCGCCAAGATGCGCAACAGCGAAGAGCTGCGCTCTCAGAGTCTTGATCCAACGGCGTTGATCCGCACCGGCGTGATCTGCGGCCTACAGCAACTGTTGGAGTTCGGCTATTTCCACGCCGATCCTCACCCCGGTAACCTCTTCGCCCTACCCGGTCGCACCGGCGATCTTGGCCATGTGGGTTATGTCGACTTCGGGATGATGGACTCCATCAGCGACAGCGACCGGCTCACCCTCACTGGTGCTGTGGTGCACCTGATCAATGGTGATTTCTCCGAGTTGGCCAAGGACTTCCAATCCCTCGGTTTTCTCAGCCCTGCGGCCGATCTCACACAGATCATTCCTGCTCTCGAGGAGGTGCTCGGCGGCAGTCTCGGCGACTCGGTTGGATCGTTCAACTTCAAGGCGATCACCGATCGTTTTTCGGAGCTGATGTTTGATTACCCCTTCCGGGTGCCGGCTCGCTTCGCCCTGATCATCCGTGCCGTAGTTAGCCAGGAAGGTCTTGCTCTGCGGCTCGATCCGAACTTCCGGATCATTGCTGTGGCCTATCCCTATGTGGCCCGTCGACTGTTGGCGGGAGACACCAGCGAGATGCGCGAGAAGCTGCTGGAGGTGATCTTTGATGAATCAGGCCGCCTGCGCCTGGATCGGCTGGAAAGTCTGTTGGATGTGGTGGGTCAGGACGCTCCCGCTCCCGGCAAGGAACTGATCCCTGTGGCCGGGGCAGGACTGCGGCTTTTGTTCAGCCGAGATGGTGCTGACCTGCGCAAGCGGCTGCTTATGACCCTGATCCGTGACGATCGTCTGCACACTGACGACGTGCGTGCACTGGTCGGACTGCTCGGACGCACCTTCGGCCCTCGGCGTTTGGCCGGTGGGCTGTTGAGGGGTCTCAATCCCCTGGCGGCAGCGTGA
- a CDS encoding septal ring lytic transglycosylase RlpA family protein has protein sequence MRVTNLSNGRSVVVRINDRGPFRYHRVIDLAHGAASQLKMMQEEEVTVKLEILFKGD, from the coding sequence GTGCGCGTCACCAATCTGAGCAATGGCCGAAGTGTGGTGGTGAGAATCAATGACCGTGGTCCGTTCAGATACCACCGGGTGATCGATCTGGCCCATGGAGCCGCATCCCAACTCAAAATGATGCAGGAGGAAGAGGTGACGGTGAAGCTCGAGATCCTCTTCAAGGGCGATTGA